The DNA sequence ATCAATGAGCAATCGTATACCAAGCTGGGGGTAAATGATGTCACACTCCCTGCGACAGCGACATTCGCTACCGGTTGGGTTGCAACCAGGGATAATGTTACTGGTCTGGTATGGGCGATTAAGAGCGATGACGGAGGGCTGCACGATAAGGATAATACCTACACGTGGTGTAATGCCAGTCAGGCTGCAAATGTTACTATCCCCGGAGTGTGCGGTAACGGCACAGACACCAAAGCTTTTCTTCAGGCTGTGAACACGGCCAAGTATGCTGGTCATGCGGATTGGAGGCTACCTACTCCACAGGAGTTGCAGTCTTTGGTCCATTATGGGAAGTACAGTCCGGCCATTGATTCGGTATTTTTCGCTAACATTCAAACAGCTCTGTATTGGACATCAGCACCTGTTGCCAGCGGTGGGGGAGGGGTCTGGGGTGTAGATTTTCTGGACGGTTATGTGTATGCCGAAGCTGCGGAAAATGAATTTTCTGTCATGTGCGTGCGGGGAGGAAGTGATTCCGCATTCAGTGGCCCTTGGGTTGCTGCTGGTAATGGCACCGTGAAAGATGGGGCCAATGGGTTGACCTGGCAGCAAGAGGACGGGCAGCCGAAAGACTGGCAGCAAGCTCTGTCATACTGTGAGAATTTGTCCTTGGCAGGAGAGGGCGACTGGCGCTTGCCGGAAATTAAAGAATTGGCAACCCTCGTTGATTACGAGAAAGGGAATTCAACAAGTCGCATTACGTTTTCATCAGCTGTTGCGTCATTTAAGTATTGGTCATCAACGCCTGATGTGCATAGTATGGGTCTTGCGTGGTATGTCGATTTCAGCCAGGGAGGGGTGGCAAGTACAGCCTTTTTTCCTCTGCAGGTTCGGTGCGTTCGTGGTGGGGTCGCGACAAGTAGTGTGACGACAACGGTGGGTGGAGCAGCAATAACGACGAGCACGACAATTAAACCTACGACTACGGTGACCACGAAACCACCAGTGACAACAACAGTGGGGGGAGCAGCAACAACGACGAGCACGACAATTAAATCTACGACAACAGTGACCACGAAACCACCAGTGACGACAACAGTGGGGGGAGCAGCAACAACGACGAGCACGACAATTAAATCTACGACAACAGTGACCACGAAACCACCAGTGACGACAACGGTGAGTGGAGCGGCGACAACGACAAGCACAACAATTCTGCCTACCCCTCCTACCCCCCCTGCGCCGACACAGCAGGAGTTTGCACTTGCTGTAGGTAGTGGTTGGAGTCTGTTGAGTTCTCCTATTGGATTCCAGGCGGCGACTGTTTTTGGCGCTTCCTCTAAAGTGACTAGTGTCTGGAAATGGGCCAAGGGGTCATGGGCCGTGTATTTGCCTGGTGAAACAACCCCGGGGGCCTATGCCAAAGGCAAAGGATTTACGGTGCTCTCCAGTATTGATCCTGGAGAGGGATTCTGGGTGAACAGTGGTTCT is a window from the Desulfobulbaceae bacterium genome containing:
- a CDS encoding DUF1566 domain-containing protein, whose product is MRSAYPSAMLDRYNFDYFSFSKDDMSCVMYGVDTLSLHAWSRQLRGGGTMSRGNTWSGIVIMVWMMFLCVLFPGGGSAWAAAVPDTGQTQCYGESGAITPCPQAGEAFYGQDALYRINEQSYTKLGVNDVTLPATATFATGWVATRDNVTGLVWAIKSDDGGLHDKDNTYTWCNASQAANVTIPGVCGNGTDTKAFLQAVNTAKYAGHADWRLPTPQELQSLVHYGKYSPAIDSVFFANIQTALYWTSAPVASGGGGVWGVDFLDGYVYAEAAENEFSVMCVRGGSDSAFSGPWVAAGNGTVKDGANGLTWQQEDGQPKDWQQALSYCENLSLAGEGDWRLPEIKELATLVDYEKGNSTSRITFSSAVASFKYWSSTPDVHSMGLAWYVDFSQGGVASTAFFPLQVRCVRGGVATSSVTTTVGGAAITTSTTIKPTTTVTTKPPVTTTVGGAATTTSTTIKSTTTVTTKPPVTTTVGGAATTTSTTIKSTTTVTTKPPVTTTVSGAATTTSTTILPTPPTPPAPTQQEFALAVGSGWSLLSSPIGFQAATVFGASSKVTSVWKWAKGSWAVYLPGETTPGAYAKGKGFTVLSSIDPGEGFWVNSGSLLNVVIPGTPVYGKFSFTGGWNLVGLKSDQAMSVADLAAGQGITSLWAWQGGKWAVFLPGEKDGGKSYALAKGFGLLSSVKPGEGVWVNKP